In the Flavobacterium acetivorans genome, one interval contains:
- a CDS encoding efflux RND transporter permease subunit: MIKWLSLGFWELIARTILRNRIIILCGIVLITILFALQWKNVKFTQTEANLIPADDKVNVDYDYFLKNFGEEGNLIVIATKDPKLFTPKVFKAWSVLMEKIKSDKEVSLVISVDNLQQLVKNDSLQTFELKPFVNAEKVNDAAYLTQLKSDFFKNLPFYEGLLFNKKTEAVRSAIYLDKKIVNTKARKEYILHKFIPEIDKFYKETGIKPHVSGMPYIRTLNAKTITDEIGLFIGAALLVTSLIFFYFFRSARATLTSLLIVIIGVMWSFGIMGAMGYEITVLTALVPTLVIVIGIPNCIFFINKYHQEYYKHANKAKALQRVITKTGTATLMTNITTAVGFATFIITNNVLLKEFGVVTTINILAIYMLSLLIIPIFFSYFPPPIPRHLNHLERKSLTSFFNWIINTVKYRRFSVYVTSVILLVFGIIGIYEIKISGSLIEDMPKKTEFFDDIRFFEKEFDGVMPLEIMIDTKKENGAMKLTNLRRMEELEETIIDIPELSKPLSIVNVAKSFKQAYYNRNPDFYELPSSQEETFLIPYIKNSLNKSKDNQLKSYITDDGSIARMTAFIKDENGEKMEGIESQIRKKVDKIFPSPKYEVIITGKASVFQKGTKYLLDNLLSSLLFAFALTGGLVAIMFRSFKMVLVSIIPNLLPLLMTAGLMGFLGIPLKPSTLLVFGIAFGMSVDDTLRFLAQYRLELARNNWKIKKSVFATFEDSGISMFYTSIVLFFGFSVFMLSSFGGTVALGGLVAITLCFGMLSNLVLLPSLVLTLNKTLANQQEFIEPTIDILEHSDEALDELERKSK; the protein is encoded by the coding sequence ATGATCAAGTGGCTTAGTTTAGGATTTTGGGAGTTAATAGCCCGAACAATCCTGAGAAATAGAATAATTATTTTGTGCGGAATTGTTTTAATAACAATTCTATTTGCTTTGCAGTGGAAAAACGTAAAGTTTACTCAAACTGAAGCCAATCTTATCCCGGCAGATGACAAGGTGAATGTGGACTACGATTATTTTCTTAAAAACTTCGGCGAAGAGGGAAACCTAATCGTAATAGCAACCAAAGATCCGAAGCTATTTACTCCAAAAGTATTCAAAGCCTGGAGTGTACTTATGGAAAAAATCAAAAGTGACAAAGAGGTAAGTCTGGTAATTTCCGTAGACAATCTTCAGCAATTAGTCAAAAATGACTCCTTGCAAACTTTTGAATTAAAACCATTTGTAAATGCTGAAAAAGTAAACGATGCCGCTTACTTAACCCAATTGAAATCAGATTTTTTTAAAAATCTTCCTTTTTATGAAGGCTTACTTTTTAATAAAAAAACAGAAGCAGTTCGTTCAGCCATTTATTTGGATAAAAAGATTGTCAATACTAAAGCTCGAAAAGAATATATTCTTCATAAATTTATTCCTGAAATAGATAAATTTTACAAGGAAACAGGTATTAAACCTCATGTCTCGGGCATGCCCTACATCCGAACACTTAATGCCAAGACTATAACTGATGAAATTGGCCTGTTTATAGGAGCTGCATTATTAGTAACCTCACTTATTTTCTTTTATTTCTTCCGTTCTGCCAGAGCTACTCTTACTTCTTTGCTTATTGTGATTATTGGAGTAATGTGGTCTTTCGGGATTATGGGAGCAATGGGTTATGAAATAACAGTACTTACTGCTTTAGTACCAACATTGGTAATTGTAATTGGTATTCCAAATTGCATTTTCTTCATCAATAAATACCATCAGGAATACTACAAACACGCCAATAAAGCCAAAGCACTCCAGCGCGTCATTACCAAAACCGGAACGGCTACTCTTATGACCAACATAACCACTGCTGTGGGTTTTGCAACATTTATCATAACTAATAATGTGCTGCTTAAAGAATTTGGAGTAGTAACAACAATCAATATTCTTGCTATTTACATGCTAAGTTTATTGATTATACCAATATTTTTCAGCTATTTTCCTCCTCCAATACCAAGACATCTCAATCATTTAGAACGCAAATCGCTGACTTCTTTTTTCAATTGGATTATCAATACTGTAAAATACAGACGTTTTAGCGTATATGTAACTTCGGTAATTTTATTGGTTTTCGGAATTATAGGCATCTATGAAATTAAAATCTCAGGAAGCCTTATAGAAGACATGCCTAAAAAAACCGAATTCTTTGACGACATCCGTTTCTTCGAAAAAGAATTCGACGGTGTGATGCCCCTCGAAATAATGATTGACACTAAAAAGGAAAATGGGGCAATGAAACTTACCAATCTGAGAAGAATGGAAGAATTAGAAGAAACAATTATTGACATTCCGGAACTTTCTAAACCGCTGTCGATTGTTAATGTGGCCAAAAGTTTCAAACAAGCCTACTACAACAGGAATCCTGATTTTTACGAATTGCCTTCTTCACAGGAAGAAACATTCTTAATTCCTTACATTAAAAATTCGCTCAACAAGTCAAAAGACAATCAGCTCAAAAGCTACATCACTGATGATGGGAGCATTGCGCGAATGACTGCATTTATCAAAGATGAGAACGGCGAAAAAATGGAAGGCATCGAGTCTCAAATTCGCAAAAAAGTCGATAAGATTTTCCCCTCCCCAAAATACGAAGTGATTATTACCGGAAAGGCATCGGTGTTCCAAAAGGGAACAAAATACCTGCTTGACAATTTATTATCCTCATTGCTTTTTGCTTTTGCATTAACCGGCGGTTTAGTTGCTATCATGTTCCGTTCTTTCAAAATGGTATTAGTATCTATTATTCCTAATTTACTACCCTTATTGATGACTGCAGGCCTGATGGGCTTTTTGGGAATTCCATTAAAACCGTCTACCTTATTGGTTTTCGGTATCGCATTTGGAATGTCAGTAGACGACACCCTGCGTTTCCTAGCACAATACCGATTGGAACTGGCAAGAAACAACTGGAAAATAAAAAAATCTGTTTTTGCTACATTTGAAGATTCGGGTATCAGTATGTTCTATACTTCTATCGTATTATTTTTCGGTTTCTCTGTATTTATGCTTTCTAGCTTTGGAGGAACAGTAGCACTTGGAGGCTTAGTTGCCATTACTTTATGTTTTGGTATGTTATCTAATCTTGTTTTGCTGCCTTCATTGGTATTGACATTAAACAAAACATTGGCTAATCAGCAGGAATTTATCGAACCTACAATTGATATATTGGAACATTCAGACGAAGCCCTTGACGAATTAGAGAGAAAAAGCAAATAA
- a CDS encoding GIY-YIG nuclease family protein, with translation MYIITNKAKTVLYTGVTNHLKIRLQQHTENIEMGNKTFASKYHVHYLLYFEKFTWIQEAIAREKEIKGWRREKKINLIKTINPNLEFLNSLFE, from the coding sequence ATTTATATTATCACAAACAAAGCCAAAACAGTTCTATACACAGGTGTAACAAATCATCTAAAAATAAGATTGCAACAACATACAGAAAACATAGAAATGGGTAATAAAACTTTTGCATCAAAATACCATGTCCATTATTTATTATATTTTGAGAAATTCACTTGGATTCAGGAGGCGATTGCTAGAGAAAAAGAAATTAAAGGCTGGCGTAGGGAGAAAAAAATCAATCTAATCAAAACGATTAACCCTAATTTAGAATTTCTTAATTCCTTGTTTGAATAG
- the asnS gene encoding asparagine--tRNA ligase, whose amino-acid sequence MRHTKVKDLLNSSSTLHEVNAKGWVRTFRNNQFIALNDGSTINNIQCVVDFENTADETLKRITTGAAVSVTGTLVESKGAGQKFEIQVSKLEILGDSDAEKFPMQPKKHSLEFLRENAHLRVRTNAFGAIMRVRSVLSFAVHSYFQEKGFVYVNTPIITGSDAEGAGEMFKVTALPFDNTPRTEDGKVDYKEDFFGKETNLTVSGQLEGETFAMALGQIYTFGPTFRAENSNTSRHLAEFWMIEPEVAFNDLNDNMDLAEDFIQYVIKYTMDKCQDDLKFLEGRLLEEEKSKPQAERSEMALLEKLNFVLENNFKRVSYTEAIDILRDSTPNKKKKFNYIIKEWGADLQSEHERYLVEKHFKCPVILFDYPANIKAFYMRLNEDGKTVRAMDILFPGIGEIVGGSQREERFDVLVEKMRALGIDEEELWWYLDTRRFGSAVHSGFGLGFERLVLFVTGMTNIRDVIPFPRTPMNAEF is encoded by the coding sequence ATGAGACATACAAAAGTTAAAGACTTGCTGAACAGCAGCTCAACGCTTCATGAAGTAAATGCAAAAGGATGGGTAAGAACTTTTAGAAACAATCAATTTATCGCTTTGAATGATGGTTCTACCATTAACAATATACAATGTGTAGTCGATTTTGAGAATACTGCTGATGAAACCTTAAAAAGAATTACCACTGGAGCCGCGGTTTCGGTAACTGGAACTTTGGTAGAAAGCAAAGGTGCCGGGCAGAAATTTGAAATACAGGTTTCAAAACTGGAAATCCTAGGCGACTCGGATGCGGAGAAATTCCCTATGCAACCAAAGAAACACTCCTTGGAATTCTTGCGTGAAAATGCACATTTACGTGTAAGAACCAATGCTTTTGGTGCCATTATGAGAGTACGTTCGGTATTGTCATTTGCGGTTCACAGCTATTTTCAAGAAAAAGGTTTTGTGTATGTAAATACGCCAATCATCACCGGATCAGATGCCGAAGGTGCTGGCGAAATGTTTAAAGTTACCGCTTTGCCATTTGACAATACGCCAAGAACCGAAGACGGAAAAGTCGATTACAAAGAAGATTTCTTTGGAAAAGAAACTAACTTAACGGTTTCAGGACAATTAGAAGGAGAAACTTTCGCAATGGCTTTAGGCCAAATTTATACTTTTGGACCCACTTTTAGAGCCGAAAATTCAAATACTTCTCGTCACTTGGCTGAATTTTGGATGATTGAGCCCGAAGTAGCGTTCAACGATTTGAACGATAACATGGACTTGGCCGAAGATTTTATCCAATACGTGATTAAATACACGATGGACAAATGTCAGGATGATTTGAAATTTCTAGAAGGAAGATTACTGGAAGAAGAAAAGTCTAAACCACAAGCCGAAAGAAGCGAGATGGCTCTATTGGAAAAATTAAATTTCGTCTTAGAAAACAATTTCAAACGTGTTTCGTACACCGAAGCAATTGACATTTTAAGAGATTCAACTCCAAATAAAAAGAAAAAATTCAACTATATCATCAAGGAATGGGGCGCTGATTTACAATCAGAGCACGAACGTTATTTGGTTGAAAAACACTTCAAATGCCCAGTAATCCTATTTGATTATCCAGCCAATATCAAAGCGTTTTACATGCGCTTGAACGAAGACGGAAAAACAGTTCGCGCCATGGACATTCTTTTCCCTGGAATTGGAGAAATCGTAGGAGGTTCTCAAAGAGAGGAACGTTTTGATGTTTTGGTCGAAAAAATGAGAGCCTTGGGAATTGACGAAGAAGAATTATGGTGGTATTTGGATACCAGAAGATTTGGTAGCGCTGTTCACTCCGGTTTCGGACTTGGATTCGAAAGATTGGTGCTTTTTGTAACTGGAATGACCAACATCCGTGACGTAATTCCTTTCCCAAGAACACCAATGAACGCGGAATTCTAA
- the rpoN gene encoding RNA polymerase factor sigma-54, translating into MLKQFLNLKLSQKLSPQQIQLMKLIQLPTQAFEQRLVEEMNENPALEAGKEEDDYEKEEFENEDYDDYDDAESDRIEADDINIDEYLSSDDTPDYKTQANNYSDDDEDRESPLAAPISFHQDLINQLNTFILTDEERDIAEFLVGSIDDMGYIRRSIPDIVDDMAFTQAIYTDEATVQRMLHVIHELEPSGVGAQDLQECLLLQLKHKTPTESVALATDIIENQFDAFTKKHYDKLIQKYNISNEQLKKAIHEIEKLNPKPGGAFSGNNKVTENVVPDFAIRIVDGELELTLNGRNAPSLHVSKDYQEMMQTYKDSKDKSSAQKDAVQFIKQKLDSAKWFIDAIRQRQETLFVTMNAIMHYQQEYFLDGDETKLKPMILKDIADLVGLDISTVSRVANSKYVETPYGTKLIKEFFSEAMKNDQGEDVSTLEIKKILQNIIEDEDKKKPLPDDQLAELLKEKGYPIARRTIAKYREQLDIPVARMRKKI; encoded by the coding sequence ATGCTAAAGCAATTCTTAAATTTAAAATTATCCCAGAAATTATCTCCACAGCAAATTCAGCTGATGAAGTTAATTCAATTGCCTACGCAAGCCTTTGAACAACGTTTAGTTGAAGAGATGAATGAAAATCCGGCTCTAGAAGCAGGAAAAGAAGAAGATGATTACGAAAAAGAGGAGTTTGAGAACGAAGATTATGATGACTATGATGATGCTGAATCGGATAGAATTGAAGCCGATGACATCAATATTGACGAGTATCTAAGCAGTGATGACACCCCTGATTACAAAACGCAAGCCAACAACTACAGTGATGATGATGAAGATCGTGAATCTCCACTGGCGGCGCCTATCAGTTTTCATCAGGATTTAATCAATCAATTGAACACTTTTATCCTAACGGACGAGGAGCGCGACATTGCCGAATTTCTAGTAGGAAGCATTGACGACATGGGTTATATCCGCAGAAGCATTCCCGATATTGTTGACGACATGGCTTTTACCCAAGCAATCTATACTGATGAAGCTACGGTACAAAGAATGCTCCATGTCATCCACGAACTGGAACCGTCTGGTGTAGGTGCGCAGGATTTACAGGAATGTTTGTTATTGCAATTGAAGCACAAAACACCTACAGAATCTGTAGCATTGGCAACCGATATTATCGAAAATCAATTTGATGCTTTTACCAAAAAACATTACGACAAACTCATTCAAAAATATAACATTTCGAATGAACAGCTTAAAAAAGCGATTCATGAAATTGAAAAACTAAATCCAAAACCAGGTGGCGCTTTTAGCGGAAACAATAAAGTTACCGAAAATGTAGTTCCTGATTTTGCCATTCGAATTGTAGATGGCGAACTGGAATTGACTTTGAACGGAAGGAATGCGCCTTCGCTGCATGTCTCAAAAGACTATCAGGAAATGATGCAAACCTATAAGGATTCTAAAGACAAATCTTCAGCACAAAAAGATGCTGTACAGTTTATAAAGCAAAAACTGGATTCGGCCAAATGGTTTATCGACGCCATACGTCAACGCCAAGAAACCCTTTTTGTAACCATGAATGCCATCATGCATTATCAGCAAGAATACTTCTTGGATGGTGACGAAACCAAGCTAAAACCGATGATCCTGAAAGACATCGCCGATTTGGTGGGATTGGATATTTCTACCGTATCCCGTGTAGCCAACAGTAAATATGTCGAGACGCCTTATGGAACGAAATTGATCAAAGAATTCTTTTCGGAAGCAATGAAAAATGACCAAGGTGAAGATGTCTCTACTTTGGAAATCAAGAAAATTCTTCAAAACATCATTGAAGACGAAGACAAGAAAAAACCACTTCCTGATGATCAGTTGGCCGAATTGCTAAAAGAAAAAGGCTATCCGATTGCCAGAAGAACCATTGCCAAATACAGAGAACAACTGGATATTCCTGTGGCGAGAATGCGAAAAAAAATATAA
- a CDS encoding thymidine kinase has product MFLENTVNHKEQFGWIEVICGSMFSGKTEELIRRLKRAQFAKQKVEIFKPEIDTRYHDDMVVSHDANEIRSTAVPAAANIAILAQGCDVVGIDEAQFFDDEIVRVCNDLANQGIRVIVAGLDMDFKGNPFGPMPALMATAEYVTKVHAVCTRTGNLANYSFRKTDNDKLVMLGETEEYEPLSRAAFYHAMRKDQEGKK; this is encoded by the coding sequence ATGTTTCTCGAAAATACAGTAAATCATAAAGAGCAATTTGGTTGGATCGAAGTAATTTGTGGCTCGATGTTTTCGGGTAAAACAGAGGAATTAATCCGTCGACTCAAAAGAGCGCAATTTGCTAAGCAAAAAGTGGAGATTTTCAAGCCAGAAATTGATACCCGTTATCATGACGATATGGTGGTATCACATGACGCCAATGAAATTCGTTCTACGGCAGTTCCTGCTGCGGCCAATATCGCCATTTTGGCTCAAGGTTGTGATGTGGTAGGAATTGATGAGGCTCAATTTTTTGATGACGAAATTGTTCGGGTTTGTAACGATTTAGCCAATCAGGGAATTCGCGTTATTGTGGCAGGACTCGACATGGATTTCAAAGGAAATCCTTTTGGACCTATGCCGGCACTTATGGCTACTGCCGAATATGTGACAAAGGTTCACGCCGTGTGTACGCGCACCGGAAATTTAGCCAATTATAGTTTTAGAAAAACGGATAATGATAAATTGGTGATGCTGGGCGAAACAGAGGAATACGAACCATTGAGTCGTGCCGCTTTTTATCATGCGATGCGAAAAGATCAGGAGGGAAAGAAGTAA
- the rsmI gene encoding 16S rRNA (cytidine(1402)-2'-O)-methyltransferase yields the protein MSKLYIVPTPIGNLEDMTFRAIRILKEVDLILAEDTRTSGKLLKHFEIGTHMHSHHMHNEHKTIENVISRLKGGENIALISDAGTPAISDPGFLLTRACVEHGIEVECLPGATAFVPALVNSGLPNDKFVFEGFLPEKKGRQTRYLELAEETRTMILYVSPHKLVKTLAEFITYFGEDRQICVSRELSKLHEENRRGTAKEVLAHFEKTAPRGEIVVVVAGKTIVKEAKKNKFQKEEE from the coding sequence ATGTCAAAATTATATATCGTTCCCACGCCAATAGGCAATCTTGAAGACATGACCTTTAGAGCCATCCGGATTCTAAAAGAAGTCGATTTGATTCTTGCCGAAGACACCCGTACCAGCGGAAAATTATTGAAGCATTTTGAGATTGGCACACACATGCATAGCCACCACATGCACAATGAACACAAAACGATCGAGAATGTAATTTCCCGATTAAAAGGCGGCGAGAACATCGCATTAATTTCTGATGCAGGAACTCCAGCGATTTCTGATCCTGGTTTTTTACTGACTCGTGCTTGTGTAGAACATGGAATTGAGGTAGAATGTCTGCCTGGCGCCACGGCATTCGTTCCTGCTTTGGTAAACAGCGGACTACCCAATGACAAATTTGTTTTTGAAGGTTTTCTTCCTGAAAAAAAAGGCCGCCAAACCCGATACTTAGAACTTGCCGAAGAAACAAGAACCATGATTCTTTATGTTTCTCCCCATAAATTAGTAAAAACACTAGCGGAATTCATCACTTATTTTGGTGAAGACAGACAAATTTGTGTTTCCAGAGAACTCTCTAAATTACACGAAGAAAACCGCCGTGGAACAGCTAAAGAAGTTTTGGCTCACTTTGAAAAAACAGCTCCGCGAGGAGAAATCGTTGTGGTCGTAGCCGGCAAAACCATCGTTAAAGAAGCCAAAAAAAATAAATTCCAAAAAGAAGAAGAATAA
- a CDS encoding HopJ type III effector protein — MNIADFISKLKQTPEAITFSETIAVIEENYNFTPTAFENGLQHNAAGENSGSCKLFAFAELQNLSQAETLACFGAYYREEVLGDPEGTNHQNIRNFITHGWDGISFYGSPLELK; from the coding sequence ATGAATATAGCCGATTTTATCTCAAAATTAAAACAAACACCAGAAGCAATTACTTTCTCAGAAACGATAGCTGTGATTGAAGAAAATTACAATTTTACTCCAACTGCATTCGAAAATGGATTACAGCACAATGCGGCAGGAGAAAACTCCGGTTCTTGCAAATTATTTGCTTTTGCCGAATTGCAAAATTTATCCCAAGCCGAGACATTAGCTTGCTTTGGTGCTTATTACCGTGAAGAAGTATTGGGAGATCCGGAAGGAACCAATCACCAAAATATTCGCAACTTTATTACCCATGGTTGGGACGGAATTTCATTTTATGGAAGTCCTTTAGAATTAAAGTAA
- the recJ gene encoding single-stranded-DNA-specific exonuclease RecJ yields the protein MRWTLKPKPSEDKIKHLAQALNVEDFVATLLVQRGIETFEEAKAFFRPSLDHLHDPYLMKDMDKAVGRIEKAIENQQRILVFGDYDVDGTTAVSLVSSYLKSYYPNVATYIPDRYDEGYGVSFKGIDFADDNGFSLIIALDCGIKSIDHVAYAKERNIDFIICDHHRPGNELPEAVAILDPKRDDCHYPYDELCGCGIGFKLIQALGANRNQTIADLVPYLDLVAAAIAADIVPMTGENRVLAYFGLQVINSDPRPGIKALIHQIKKQTLDITDVVFIIAPRINAAGRIKHGNHAVELLTEFDFEQAQQFASEIEQYNSDRKDLDKQITKEAFQQIEKNQEQERFTTVVYQEDWHKGVIGIVASRLIETYYRPTLVFTKSGDKYAASARSVKGFDVYNALDACSEHLEQFGGHMYAAGMTLKEENYSIFKEAFEKQVQETIHPDMLTPEIEIDAEINFSDITPKLIRILKQFEPFGPQNMTPVFLSKNVKDTGYAKKLGAEDEHLKLFLKQNTSEGIPAIGFGLGNKIDLTTNQKPFQAAYCIDENEWNGKVSVQLRLKSIK from the coding sequence ATGCGCTGGACTCTTAAACCAAAACCTTCCGAAGATAAAATCAAGCATTTGGCGCAAGCCTTGAATGTGGAAGATTTTGTGGCCACTTTATTAGTGCAACGCGGCATTGAAACTTTCGAAGAAGCTAAAGCTTTTTTCCGCCCATCGCTAGATCACCTGCACGATCCTTACTTGATGAAAGACATGGATAAAGCGGTCGGGCGAATAGAAAAAGCGATCGAAAATCAGCAACGCATCCTTGTTTTTGGCGATTATGATGTTGACGGAACCACGGCCGTTTCTCTCGTTTCTTCCTATTTAAAAAGCTATTACCCAAATGTGGCTACCTATATTCCGGATCGTTATGACGAAGGTTATGGCGTTTCCTTCAAAGGAATTGACTTTGCCGATGACAATGGATTTTCGTTGATCATCGCCTTAGATTGCGGTATAAAATCAATTGATCATGTCGCTTACGCAAAAGAGAGAAACATCGACTTTATCATTTGTGACCACCATAGACCCGGAAATGAATTGCCCGAAGCAGTTGCTATTTTGGATCCAAAAAGAGACGATTGCCACTATCCTTATGATGAATTGTGCGGTTGCGGAATTGGCTTTAAATTGATTCAGGCTTTAGGCGCGAACAGAAATCAAACCATTGCCGATTTAGTACCTTATTTAGATTTGGTTGCCGCCGCCATTGCCGCCGATATCGTCCCGATGACAGGTGAAAACCGAGTGCTGGCTTATTTTGGATTGCAAGTAATCAATAGCGATCCAAGACCCGGAATTAAAGCTCTGATTCATCAAATAAAAAAACAGACTTTAGATATTACCGATGTCGTTTTTATCATTGCACCTCGAATCAATGCAGCCGGCCGAATCAAACATGGCAATCATGCCGTGGAATTATTAACTGAATTTGATTTTGAGCAAGCCCAACAATTTGCTTCGGAAATAGAACAATATAATTCAGATCGTAAAGATCTGGACAAACAGATTACCAAAGAAGCTTTTCAGCAAATTGAAAAAAATCAAGAACAAGAACGATTTACAACCGTAGTTTATCAAGAAGATTGGCACAAAGGCGTTATCGGAATTGTCGCTTCCCGATTGATTGAAACCTATTATCGTCCTACACTCGTTTTCACAAAAAGTGGCGATAAATATGCTGCTTCGGCCCGTTCTGTAAAAGGCTTTGACGTTTATAATGCCCTTGATGCCTGCTCGGAACATTTGGAGCAATTTGGCGGACACATGTATGCCGCTGGAATGACATTGAAGGAAGAAAATTATTCCATTTTCAAAGAGGCTTTTGAGAAACAGGTTCAGGAAACCATTCATCCGGATATGTTAACTCCGGAAATCGAGATTGATGCCGAAATCAACTTTTCGGATATCACTCCAAAACTCATTCGGATTTTAAAACAATTTGAACCTTTTGGCCCACAAAATATGACACCGGTTTTCTTGAGCAAAAATGTAAAAGATACCGGTTATGCTAAAAAATTAGGTGCTGAAGACGAGCATTTGAAACTCTTTCTAAAACAAAATACTTCTGAAGGAATTCCGGCAATCGGTTTCGGATTAGGTAATAAAATAGATTTAACTACAAATCAAAAACCCTTTCAAGCAGCCTACTGTATTGATGAAAATGAATGGAACGGGAAAGTTTCTGTTCAATTGAGATTAAAAAGTATAAAATAA
- a CDS encoding MFS transporter has product MNSNKSNKKDPYAALRYKEFNTFLLLRFAMVFAWSMQFIIIEWQVYSITKDPLSLGIIGLMEVIPALSLALFAGHVVDQKEKKGLLVKCILAFSVISFGLFLLTWPSVVSDFSTKTILYSIYFLVFLGGLVRAFLGPTIFSLLSLLVPKKAYPNAATWSSSVWQIASVVGPAVAGFSITLIGVHWSLCTVFACSLFALLALSQIEKKPILNPKIGEPIMQSLSEGIKFVFNNKTVLGAITLDMVAVLFGGAIALLPIFAQDILKVGPEGFGFLRAAPAVGAFLTMIITAYIPLSKNAGMKLLSAIFGFGICIIVFGVSTIFWVSLIALFLSGIFDGISVVIRQTILQLKTPDHMRGRVSAVNSMFVGSSNELGAFESGLTAKLMGTVTAVVFGGSMTLLVVLTTGMVSPSFRKLDLTKDLEEHENQE; this is encoded by the coding sequence ATGAATTCAAATAAGAGTAATAAAAAAGATCCCTACGCTGCTTTGCGTTATAAAGAATTCAACACTTTTTTACTGCTGCGTTTTGCTATGGTTTTCGCTTGGTCTATGCAATTTATCATTATTGAATGGCAAGTCTATAGCATTACCAAAGACCCTCTTTCACTGGGAATCATCGGATTAATGGAAGTGATTCCCGCTCTTTCTTTAGCCTTATTTGCCGGTCATGTTGTAGATCAAAAGGAAAAAAAAGGTCTTTTAGTGAAATGTATTTTGGCCTTTTCCGTAATTAGTTTTGGACTGTTTTTATTGACTTGGCCATCTGTAGTAAGTGATTTTTCGACAAAAACTATTTTGTATTCTATTTATTTCTTGGTTTTTTTGGGTGGCTTAGTCAGAGCTTTTCTCGGTCCAACGATCTTTTCGTTACTTTCCTTACTCGTTCCTAAAAAAGCCTATCCCAACGCAGCCACCTGGAGCAGTTCGGTTTGGCAAATTGCTTCGGTTGTGGGACCTGCTGTCGCCGGATTTTCAATAACCCTCATTGGTGTGCATTGGTCGTTATGTACGGTTTTTGCCTGCTCCCTTTTTGCCTTGCTTGCTTTATCACAGATTGAAAAAAAGCCTATTTTGAACCCTAAAATTGGCGAACCGATTATGCAAAGTTTATCCGAAGGAATCAAATTTGTCTTTAACAACAAGACCGTTTTAGGCGCTATAACATTAGACATGGTAGCGGTACTTTTTGGTGGTGCTATAGCTCTGCTGCCTATTTTTGCTCAAGATATTTTAAAAGTAGGACCCGAAGGTTTTGGATTTCTAAGAGCAGCGCCAGCCGTTGGTGCTTTTTTGACCATGATTATTACTGCTTACATCCCTTTGAGTAAAAATGCGGGAATGAAACTTCTATCAGCCATATTTGGCTTCGGAATTTGTATTATAGTCTTTGGGGTTTCCACCATTTTTTGGGTATCGCTGATTGCTTTATTTTTAAGCGGTATATTCGACGGTATTTCGGTAGTCATTCGTCAAACGATTCTACAATTAAAAACACCCGATCATATGCGAGGCAGAGTTTCGGCAGTAAATTCGATGTTTGTAGGTTCCTCTAATGAATTAGGCGCTTTTGAAAGCGGATTGACTGCAAAATTAATGGGAACCGTTACCGCAGTAGTCTTTGGCGGAAGTATGACATTATTGGTTGTTTTGACTACAGGAATGGTCTCTCCTTCTTTTAGGAAACTAGATTTAACAAAAGATCTGGAAGAACACGAAAATCAGGAATAA